The window TCCAGCCCGCCGCGATCTCCCTGGCCGATGACACCGCCGCCGGGATCGGGGACGTCGTGGTCACCCGCCGCAACGACCGGCGCCTGCCCACCGGCGACGGTGACTACGTCCGCAACGGCACGCTCTGGCGCATCACCGACGCCCACCCCGACGGATCGATCGAGGTCCAACCGCACACACCGGCCGGGCCGGCCGGCTCCCCCGACCGGGCGGCGACGCCACCGGCCACGCCACCGGCGCCGGTCCGGCTGCCGCGCGAGTACGTGCGCGAGCATGTCGAGCTCGGCTACGCCGCCACCGTGCACCGCGCCCAGGGCATGACGGTCGAGCACGGGCACGTCCTGGTGCACGCGGGCATGACCCGCCAACAGCTCTACGTCGCCCTGACCCGCGGCCGCACCGCCAACCAGGCCTACGTCGCCCTGGACAGCCTCGACCCGGCCTGCCCCCACCCGCCGGAGTCCGCCCCGGTGCCGACCTCCCGTCAGATCCTCGAACGCATCCTGGCCGCCGACGGCGCCGAGCTGTCCGCGACCGCGACCCTGCGCCGTCGCCAGGACGAGGCCGCCTCCTTGCGCCGGCTGCTGCCGGTCCGCGACACCCTGGCCGCCGCGGCCGAGCACGGCGACCCGGAGTGCGGCCGGGCTGCCGGCGAGGTCAGGCGTCTGATCGCGCTGCGCGCGACCCAGCTACGGCAACCACCACAACCACGGCGCCACCGCGGCGCCGAGCACATCGCTCCACCACCCACTGCTGAAGGGATGAGCCGATGACCAGCCCCGAGTACACCGACAACCTTCCCCCCGAGTTGTTCCCTGTCTTCCCTGTCTGCTGGGCGACCCTGACCGACCTGGAGGTCGAGGATGCCCTCGATGAGCTGTCCGACTGGGTCATCTGGGCGATCGACCGCTACGCCCTCGACCAGCGCGTCGTCCCGCCCTGTTGGGACCGTCACGGCGCGCTCGTCGAGGAACTCTCCGCCCTGCGGACCGCCTGGGTCGCGGCCTTCAACATCACCGGCCGACCAGAGGCCCCGTTGGAGTGGCACACCCAGTTCGCCGCCGCCCGCCAGCGGCTCACGGATTGGGCGTCACGGACGGGATGCCGGGCGGAGCACCGACCGGACCGGTGAAGCCCGTCCGGCGGACGGCGACCCTCGCAGCGGATCCGGCCCACGATGGACCGGGTGAGTCAGGTCGTACTGGATCCACGTCGGGATCCGCGTCGAGACGGGCCCGCGATCCCCAAGGGGCGGGTCGCTCAAGGACGTGGGTCGCTCAAGCGAGTCCGTAGCGCGAACGCACCCGCTCGCCGAGCTGGTCGATGTCGATCTCTCCGCGGACATAGGCGTCCTGATCGGCCCGGGTCGCCTCCGTGCTCCGCGCACCCTCGAGCTCTGAGGATCGGCGAGCATCTGCCACCACACGCGAACGATCGGCGGGCTGTAGATCGGTCGGGCTCATACCCCTGATTGTGGTCTTTCCCGCCGACATACGACCGATACTCCACACCAGCAATGGCTGGGTTGCCGGCATCAGCAGGACGAGGTCAGGCCGAGGGTGGCAGGCGCTCATGCAGGGGCGCGGCCGGGTGTTCCGGTCGGTGGCGAGCGGTGGGTCGGCGCATGGCGGAGTGCAGCTGCATCTCCAGGGTCACGGTTGCCGGGGCCAGACTGGAGACCGGCGCTCGGTGCTCGGCAGTGTGCGTACGCAGCACGTCGGCGGCTTCCGCGGCGTTGTTCAGGGCGATCGTCATCCGCGGTGTTCGGTGCGGGTCGGCGGTGGTGGCGACGGCGAAGTGCAGGCGGGGGCGGTCGTTGCGGTCGGGTAGTGCCCAGCGCCGCTGGGTTACCTGGGCGTTCGCTTGGTCGGCGAGCGTGGCGACCAGGTCGGGGAGGCAGGCGGCGAGGCGGGTGGCATCCGCGGGCTGGGGGCGCGGCGCACGACCGGCGAAGGCATCGCGGGTGTAGCGGGCGAGCCTGCGGATCTGGTGTTCCAACCCCGGTTGGCGTTCCTCGACGGTCGCGGCCTCGCCGTGACGGCCCGTCACGACATGGTTCAGACCGATGGCGACTTCTCCGAGTTCGCGGCGCAGGTCCATCCCGCCCGGGCCGGTAGCGCCGTTCGCGGCGGCGAGGACGGCCAGGTCGCGGCCGACGGTGGCGAGGACTCGGACCTGGTCCGGGGTGAGTGTGTCGGCGCAGCGGATGAGCATGGTCAGCCGGCGGGTGGCCCTAATGGCACTGACGCCGTCAGTGGGGGCGATGGCGGAGAGCGGTTCGCGGGCACGGATGGCCGCGTGCGTGCCGGTGGCTGGCAGGGCGTTGTCGGTCGGCTCGACGGCCAGCGTGCGGACCTCGCGGGCGAGAAGGCGAAGACCTGCGGTGCGGTCGAGGTAGGAGGCGACCTCGGGACGCCCAACGAGGGCGGCGAGGCGGATCAGGTCGGGGTCGAGGATGGCGATGAGTTCGGCGAGCGCAGCAGCCTCGCCGATGACCTCCCAGGCGTGCGCGCCATTGAGGTGGCGCGGGGCCGCGGTCCAGATCCGGTCGGCAAGCAATGCATGGCGTCCGGCGGCCGCCCATCGGAGAGTGGGGCGGCTGCCCGGGGTGGCGGCGTCGAGTAGTTCGCTGGGGCGGCGTCCCAGTTCGGGTCGGCCGCGGGCGCTGAGCAGCAGCCCGAGGGCCCGCACCGGGTCGCGATCGGTCAGGGCGAGAAGGTCGTCCCGGTCCCGGGCGAAGGCACCACGACCGGTGCCACCACGGCTGGAGGTTTCACGACCGGCGGTGCGAGCTGCGGCCGGGCGCTCGGTGGCCAGGCGCTCGGCGTCGGTGGGATCGGTAGCCGCGCGTTCGGCCGTGATACGGCCAGCGGGCGCGAGGTCGTGCACGACGACGCTGACCCCGGCGAGGACCGCTGCGCGGGCGGTCAGGGCGACGTCCAGGTCGATGTCCTGGCCGCGGACGGTGGCGCTGGGGTCCCGGGCCGGGGCAGCGAGGTCGGCGAGGGCGATCGCGATGCGCCGGGTGGCGCCCTGCCACGTGCTCATGACCCGTGCGCCGAAGCGCCACCGGTGGCCTCCGCGTCCCAGGCAGTGCTGTCGGTGTGGCCGGCGCTGTCGCAGGGGTCGCCACCGCCGGCATCGGCGAGCAGGTCGAGGTCACGCAGGTCGCGGATGGTGATGATGTAGCGGGCGATGTCGGCGGCACTGCTCGCGTCGGCGATGGCGACGGCCAGCCAGTCGATCGCGGCGAGGAGGTCGGCGCGTGGGTCGGGCGAGGCCTCCACCTCAAGCAGCGGGTGGTAGGCGGGGTGGACGGTCTCCAGGGTGAGGAAGGCCAGGCCGATCCCGGTCAGGTCCCAGCACGGCTCCAGCGGCCCGACGTCCAACGCGAGGCGTTGTTCGGCGCGCGCCATGGCCAGCCGGGCCTGCTGCACGGGCTCGGGCGGGGTGGTGAAGGTGAGCGGGTGATTCATCGGAACCTCCGTGACGTGGACGGGACCTGTCGAGCGTGGGTGGGATCGGCCGTTGGTGGGCAAGGTCGGGCTGCAATCTGTGGACACGTGCGCGCTGCTGGGCGCCCTGTGGAATGACAGGCGGGCGCGCCGACGGACTCGGGACCTGTTACGGGGGTTGCGGCGCGGGCGGCTCAACCTCCGGCAGCGCGGCGGGGTCAACGAGTCTGTGGGTCACCGGGGCCGGGGCCGGCGGGTGGCTGCGGTCGAGGCCGAGGTCGGTAAGGATGCCGCGGGCGGTGTCGATGACCCGGGTGGCGGCCTCGCGCACCCGGTCGGTGTCGCCGCCGGACCAACCGGCGAGGTAGGGCACGGAGTAGGCCTCGGTGGGCAAGCCGGCGGCGTGCGTGACGAGGTAGGCGATGGACTCGGCCTCGACCTCGGCCTGGGCGCGGCAGCCGAGGGAGGTGCGGTACTCGGCGAGGAATCGGGTCTCGTGCCCGCCCCGGATGTGGCCGAGCTCGTGGGCGAGCGTCTTCGAGGCTTGTGCGTCGGGGACGTCGTCGCGTACCCGCACCGTGCGGGTGGCGAAGTCCGTGTGCCCATTAGCCGTTCCGGTGCACGGGCCAAGCTCGACGGTGAAGCCGTCGGAGCGGATCACGTCCACGAGCCGGGCCGTGAGCAGCCGCGGGGCGTCCCCGGCGAGCAGCTGCGGCCCGACGTCGGGCAACGGCTCACCCACGGTCTGGCTGGCGTCGAAAACGTGCACGACCCGGAAGCCGCGCAGCCGGCGGGCCGGGACGGCGTCGGGGCGCTCGCTGGACTCTCGTGGGACCGGCAGTGGCGAGTCTGCGGCGGGTCGCTCGTCTCCCTCACGCACCCGGGACAGGCAGGGCGCGAGGATGGCGATGCCCTTCTCCCCTTTGCGGACCCGTCGGCCGAGGGAGTTCCACGCGCGGATTCCGGCCACGTGGGTCGCGTCCGGGCACTGGATGCCGATGAGCAGGATGTTGGTGGCGCTGTAGGTCGGGAGCCGGGCGGCGACGGTGAGCATGTGCTGCCACGCCTCGCCCTGGGTGAGGGCCTCGACGGCGCTGACCAGGTGGGCGTGGGCCACGGCCAGCCGGTCACCGGGATCCGCCCGCCGTGTCGGAGTGGTGCGGCTCATCTGACGGTCCGTCGGTTGTGGGCCGGGTCAGAGAGCAGTGCCTGGTCGCTATCCGGTTCCGGATCGGGCGGCAGCGGGCGTCCGGCGCAGACGGGGTCGGACCAGCCGAGGTAGCCGCCGGGGGTGACGAAGCCGTCCTCGATCCGGGCGAGGGTGACGTGGTAGACCCCGCCGCGGTGACCGAGCGCGGTGTCGAGGACGTCGTTGGACACCACGGCGATCCGGGCCGGGTCGCAGAACACGTCGCTGCTGGTGACCAGGGCGACGTGGCCTTCGGGGGCGGCGCTGCGCCAGAACACGAACGCGCCCGCCGGTGGGCAGCGGTCGCCGGGGTGGGCGTGCCCGGCGGCGAACATCGCGGCCCAGTGCGCGGCGGCGTCGGGGTAGCCGGAGTTCGCGTGCCCGTAGGCGCGGCAGACGAGGCGGTCGCAGAGCCGGTGCCAGCCCGCGGTGATCCCGACCATCGAGACCGCGATGCGGATCGCCGTCCCCGCCGACACCGGACCCGAGACCGCCGTGACGGCCATACCGCTCGCTGAGGTACCGGGGCCGGGGCCGGCCAGGACGGCGAGCGACGCGAAAGCCGGGACGGCACCAATCCACGCGGTGGCGGCGGCTCCGGCGAGCAACACCTTCATGACCTCGCCTCCCCCAGCAACGGTGGGCCGGGCGTGAACGGTGGGCTGGGTTGGATGGGGGTGCCGGTGGCGCAGGCGGTCTCGATGGCGCGCTGCCCGGCGCGTAGGGCGGCGGCGTCGGGGCGGGCGGTCCACGGGTCGAGGTCGAGCACCGAGGGCCGGGTGTGGCGCAGCAGCAGGACCGCGGTGCTGAACGGCAACGTGCGCAGCACGGATGCCGGCATCACGGAGACCTGACGGGTACTCACGGACTCGCTGCGGTCCCCGCCTCGCCCGCGGGACAGGGTGGTGGTGGGTTCGTCGATCTCCCCGAGCAGGCGGGAGACGTCTTGCAGGTCGCGGGCCTTGCCGAGGCCGCCGAGGATGAGCTTGACGGTGGCGGCGTCCCAGATCGCGTCGGCGGCGTGCTCGCCCCACCGGTGGCGGGCCTGGGCCAGCGATTGCAGCACCGCGAGAGTGGTGATCCCGGACCCGCCGCCTTCGGCCATCAGCGAGGGCAGGGACGGCAGCGGGGTGAGGTTGGCGATCTCGTCCAACGCCAGTAACAACGGCGGGTCCAAACGGGCGCCGGGGGCGCGGGCCGCGCGGGCGCGGGCGGTCTCGGTGATGTCCTCCACGAACGCAGCGACCAGCGGGGCG of the Sporichthya polymorpha DSM 43042 genome contains:
- a CDS encoding antitoxin VbhA family protein; protein product: MSPTDLQPADRSRVVADARRSSELEGARSTEATRADQDAYVRGEIDIDQLGERVRSRYGLA
- a CDS encoding ArdC-like ssDNA-binding domain-containing protein; the protein is MSRTTPTRRADPGDRLAVAHAHLVSAVEALTQGEAWQHMLTVAARLPTYSATNILLIGIQCPDATHVAGIRAWNSLGRRVRKGEKGIAILAPCLSRVREGDERPAADSPLPVPRESSERPDAVPARRLRGFRVVHVFDASQTVGEPLPDVGPQLLAGDAPRLLTARLVDVIRSDGFTVELGPCTGTANGHTDFATRTVRVRDDVPDAQASKTLAHELGHIRGGHETRFLAEYRTSLGCRAQAEVEAESIAYLVTHAAGLPTEAYSVPYLAGWSGGDTDRVREAATRVIDTARGILTDLGLDRSHPPAPAPVTHRLVDPAALPEVEPPAPQPP